CATCCACCGCCGCTCGGAGATCAAGGGAGAGGCGGCCGGGGTGCTGGTCATGGATGACTACGGGCATCACCCGGCCGAGATCGAGACCACGCTGCAGGCCATTACGGAAGGCTGGGACCGGCCGTTGACGGTGGTGTTCCAGCCGCACCGTTACAGCCGCACGAAGGACCTGTTCGAGGACTTCGTGCCGGCCTTCGACCGCGCCCACCGGCTGATCCTCACGGAGGTCTACGCCGCCGGCGAGGAGCCGGTGCCGGGTGTCGGCGGCGAGGAACTGTATCGGGCCATTCGGCGCCGGGGTCACATGGACGTCGAGTTCGTCGCCACCCGGGAGGACATCGCCGGCGGGCTGCTGCCGCGACTGGCGGAAGGGGACATGGTCCTCACCCTCGGGGCGGGGGACGTCTACAAGGTAGGGGAGTCTTTGCTTGAGCGCCTGCGGGAACAGCGCCCATGAGCACGAACCGGCTGGCCGTGGAGCTGAGCGGCATCCCCGGCCTGGAGGTGAAGGCGGGCGAGCCCCTGGCTCGCTACACCTCCTTCAAGGTCGGGGGACCGGCGGATTGCTTCGTCGAGGCGCACACGAAAACGGGCCTGGGCGCGTGCCTGGAGCTCCTGGCGCGCCGCGCCGCGCCGGTGCTGCTGCTGGGCAACGGCAGCAACATGCTGGTGAGCGACCGGGGCGTGCGCGGCACCGTGCTGCGGTTGCGCGGGGAGTTCCGCCGGGTGCGCTGGCTGGGCGACGGGGCGCGCGTGGGCGCGGCCTGCGCCGTGAGCCGGCTGGTGCGCGAGGCCGTGCGCCGCGGCCTCGGCGGACTGGAGTTCGCCGAAGGGATTCCCGGCAGCGTGGGAGGTTCGCTGGTGATGAACGCCGGCGCTTACGGATCGGAGATGGAACGCGTGGTGACCAGGGTTGAGGCTTTGACCGCCGCGGGCGCGCCCTTGGCGCTCGAGCGCGACGAGCTGCACTTCGCCTACCGCGAGACGCGCCTTCCCGCGGGCGCGGTGGTGACCCGCGTGGACCTGACGCTCACGCCGGACGCGCCGGCGGCGGCGGAGACGCGGATGCGCGAGATCATGGCCCGGCGCCGCGCCAGCCAGCCGTCGGGCCGGCCCAACTTCGGTTCGGTCTTTCGCAATCCGCCGGGGGACCACGCCGGACGGCTGATCGAGGCGGCCGGGCTCAAGGGCCTGCGCGTGGGGCGCGCGGAGGTGTCCCGGCGCCATGCCAATTTCATACAGAACCTCGGCGGCGCGCGCGCCGAGGACGTGTGGCGCCTGGTCGAGCAGGTGCGCGGCGCGGTGGAGAGCCGCTTCGCCGTCACCCTGCAGCCGGAGGTTCGATTCGTGGGGGAATGGCCGCGATGAGCGCACGGGCGGGGACATACCGCTCCGGCCGCGTGGGGGTCCTCTACGGCGGGCCTTCCGCGGAACGGGAGGTCTCGCTGGTGTCGGGCAAGGAGGTGGCCGGCGCCTTGCGCGATGGCGGCTACGCGTCGGTGGCGCTCATCGACGTCGGCCCGGACCTGCCCGCGCGCCTGCGCGAGGAGCGCATCGACGTGGCCTTCATCGCGCTCCACGGCAAGCTCGGCGAGGACGGCTGCGTGCAGGGGCTGTTGGAAGTCATGGGGATTCCCTACACGGGCTCGGGGGTGACCGCGTCGGCCCTGTGCATGGACAAGGTGCTGGCCAAGCAGGTGCTGGTGCGCAACCGCATTCCCACGCCGGCCTGCGAGGTGGTGGCCGCGGACCGCTGGCAGGACGTCCGGCTGCCGTTGCCCGTGGTGGTCAAGCCGCGCGCCGAAGGGTCCACCATCGGCGTCTCGATCGTGCGCCGGCGGCGGGACATGGCGCGGGCGGTGCGCGAGGCCTGCCGCTTCGACCGCGACGCGCTGGTGGAAACCTACGTGTCCGGAAAGGAGATCACGGTGGGCATCCTCAACGGCGAGGCGCTCGGGGTGACGGAGATCCGACCGGTGACGGGGTTCTACGACTTCAAGACCAAGTACACCTCGGGCATGGCGTCCCACGTCTTTCCCGCGCCCCTGCCGCGCCCGCTCTACCGCCGGGCGATGCGGCTGGCGGCACGCGCGTGCGCGGCGCTCGGCTGCGAAGGGGCGCCGCGCGTGGACTTCCGCATCTCCCCGGAGGGGCGCCTGTACGCGCTCGAGGTCAACACACTGCCGGGAATGACGCCGCTGAGCCTGCTGCCGGAGATCGCCGCGGGGGTCGGCATCGGGTTCGGCGAGTTGGTGGAGCGCATCCTCGACCGGGCCGTGCTCAGGAACGGAACCCGGAATGCCCCGGCGCCGGAGGCGGCCCATGATTGATCGGCGCGCCAGGTTCAGGAGGTTCGGCCGCCGCCGGGCGGGGCTGGCCGCGGGCGCCGCCGCGGCGTGCGCGTTGGCCTTGGCCGCGTGGCTTTACCCGGAAGCCTTCGCCGGGGTCTACCGGCAGTCCCGTGTCGTGATCGAGGCGTCCGCGGCCATTCGCGGCACGGCAAGGGATATCTCGGAGTTCGTCCTCACGCATCCCCATTTCACGGTGCGCGAGGTCAAGGTCTTGGGAGCGCAACGGGTGAAAGGCGAGGACATCGTGGTGATGACCGGGTTGGGGCCGCACACCGGGATCTGGAGCACCGACCCCGTGGAGCTTGGGCGGAAGGTGGAGCGGCATCCCTGGGTGAAGCGGGCGCTGGTGCGGCGGGAATTGCCGGCGCGGCTGACCATCACCGTGGAAGAGTGGAGCCCCGGCGGCATCGTCGCCCTGGACCGGCTGTACTACGTGGCGGACGACGGCGTTATCTTCAAGGCCCTCGACGAGGAGGACTCCGTCGACTTGCCGTTCGTCACCGGCCTGCGCGCCGCCGGTCTCGTGCCGGAAGCGCCGGACACCCGAAAGAAGCTGTCGCAGGTGCTGGAGCTGGCGCACACGGTGGAGCGAGCCGGGTTGGATCTGTCGGAGATCCGCTTCCGGTCGGGCGGCGGCGTCGTGCTCTATCCGGTTTCCTACGCCGTGCCGTTCCACATGGGCTGGGGCGACTGGGACGACAAGCTCCGCAGGCTCCAATGGTTCCTGCGCGAGTTCCGGGAACAAGGGGCCCGTTTCAGGGCCGTGGACTTGAGTTTCAAGGGCCAGGTGGTGGCGCGTCCGCGAAAGCGGGCGTGAGCCACGATCGCGATCAAACGAAGGGGCGTGACACGCTATGGCCAAGAAGAACAATCTCGTCGTTGGACTCGATATCGGCACCCACAAGATCTGCGCGGTGGTGGGAGAGCAGACCGAGCAGGGCCCCGAGGTGGTGGGGGTCGGAATCCATCCCTCCAACGGCCTGCGCAAGGGCGTGGTGATCAATGTCGAGGCCACCATCGAGGGCATCAAGAAGGCCGTGGAGGAGGCCGAGATCATGGCCGGCTGCGAGATCAACACGGTCTTCGCGGGCATCGCGGGCGGTCACATCCGCGGGTTCAACAGCCAGGGGGTGGTGGCGGTCAAGAACAAGGAAGTCGCCGACGCCGACGTCGACCGGGTCATCGACGCGGCCAAGGCGGTGGCCATCCCGCTGGACCAGGAGGTGCTGCACGTGCTGCCGCAGGAGTTCGCCCTCGACGGCCAGGGAGGCATCCAGGAACCGCGGGGAATGGCCGGGGTGCGCCTCGAAGCCAGCGTGCACATCGTCACCGGCGCGGTGGCGGCGGCGCAGAACATCATCAAGTGCTGCAACCGCACCGGTCTCAACGTGGCCGATTTCGTCCTCGAGCCGCTGGCCTCCGCGGACGCGACCCTGACCCAGGAGGAACGGGAGCTGGGCGTGGCGCTGGTGGACATGGGCGGCGGCACCACGGACATCGCGCTGTTCCACGGCGGCTCGGTGAAGCACACCGCGGTGCTGAGCGTGGGCGGGAACCACCTCACCAGCGACATTGCCGCGGGCCTGCACGCGCCCATGGCGGCGGCGGAGCAGTTGAAGCAGCGCTACGGCGCGGTGGGGCCCGACGTCGTCAACCGCAACGAGATGCTGGAGGTGCCCAGCGTCGGCGGGCGCAGCCCGCGGACGGTGTCGCGGCAGGTGCTGTGCGAGATCATCGAGCCGCGGCTGGAGGAGGTCTTCCATCTCGTGCACCGCGAGCTCACCAAGTCGGGCTACGCGCGGCAGGTGGTGTCGGGCATCGTCATGACCGGAGGGTCCACGCTGCTGCCGGGCATGGTCGAGATGGCGGAGAGGATCTTCGACGTGCCGGTGCGCCAGGGCG
This is a stretch of genomic DNA from Deltaproteobacteria bacterium. It encodes these proteins:
- a CDS encoding D-alanine--D-alanine ligase yields the protein MSARAGTYRSGRVGVLYGGPSAEREVSLVSGKEVAGALRDGGYASVALIDVGPDLPARLREERIDVAFIALHGKLGEDGCVQGLLEVMGIPYTGSGVTASALCMDKVLAKQVLVRNRIPTPACEVVAADRWQDVRLPLPVVVKPRAEGSTIGVSIVRRRRDMARAVREACRFDRDALVETYVSGKEITVGILNGEALGVTEIRPVTGFYDFKTKYTSGMASHVFPAPLPRPLYRRAMRLAARACAALGCEGAPRVDFRISPEGRLYALEVNTLPGMTPLSLLPEIAAGVGIGFGELVERILDRAVLRNGTRNAPAPEAAHD
- the murB gene encoding UDP-N-acetylmuramate dehydrogenase is translated as MSTNRLAVELSGIPGLEVKAGEPLARYTSFKVGGPADCFVEAHTKTGLGACLELLARRAAPVLLLGNGSNMLVSDRGVRGTVLRLRGEFRRVRWLGDGARVGAACAVSRLVREAVRRGLGGLEFAEGIPGSVGGSLVMNAGAYGSEMERVVTRVEALTAAGAPLALERDELHFAYRETRLPAGAVVTRVDLTLTPDAPAAAETRMREIMARRRASQPSGRPNFGSVFRNPPGDHAGRLIEAAGLKGLRVGRAEVSRRHANFIQNLGGARAEDVWRLVEQVRGAVESRFAVTLQPEVRFVGEWPR
- the ftsA gene encoding cell division protein FtsA; protein product: MAKKNNLVVGLDIGTHKICAVVGEQTEQGPEVVGVGIHPSNGLRKGVVINVEATIEGIKKAVEEAEIMAGCEINTVFAGIAGGHIRGFNSQGVVAVKNKEVADADVDRVIDAAKAVAIPLDQEVLHVLPQEFALDGQGGIQEPRGMAGVRLEASVHIVTGAVAAAQNIIKCCNRTGLNVADFVLEPLASADATLTQEERELGVALVDMGGGTTDIALFHGGSVKHTAVLSVGGNHLTSDIAAGLHAPMAAAEQLKQRYGAVGPDVVNRNEMLEVPSVGGRSPRTVSRQVLCEIIEPRLEEVFHLVHRELTKSGYARQVVSGIVMTGGSTLLPGMVEMAERIFDVPVRQGVPGNVVGLVDVVSSPVYSTATGLLLYGLGQQDRNLFRVRDNDVFFKVRGRMTEWFKEFF
- a CDS encoding FtsQ-type POTRA domain-containing protein; translation: MIDRRARFRRFGRRRAGLAAGAAAACALALAAWLYPEAFAGVYRQSRVVIEASAAIRGTARDISEFVLTHPHFTVREVKVLGAQRVKGEDIVVMTGLGPHTGIWSTDPVELGRKVERHPWVKRALVRRELPARLTITVEEWSPGGIVALDRLYYVADDGVIFKALDEEDSVDLPFVTGLRAAGLVPEAPDTRKKLSQVLELAHTVERAGLDLSEIRFRSGGGVVLYPVSYAVPFHMGWGDWDDKLRRLQWFLREFREQGARFRAVDLSFKGQVVARPRKRA